One window from the genome of Hippocampus zosterae strain Florida chromosome 7, ASM2543408v3, whole genome shotgun sequence encodes:
- the LOC127604929 gene encoding endothelial PAS domain-containing protein 1-like isoform X2: MPAHDTAAFVSGRAISREAARKRRRVESEVFADLCRLLPLRASVRGHLDKPSVIRLALCYIRLKALLQDEMHVSKIFTGGPDVRLDVKDAAVAAEESEVYLTILEGFVMVLSSEGDMMFLSDNVSRYLGLTQTELMGHNVFELTHPCDHEEIRSNLRLSAEEAFWSDAKRDFVVRIKSTLTFQGRSTNLKSATWKVLQCQGRRARSCAGPSPASCLLLTCRPLPVSHTLLCARTFSSQHSMDMRFTHCDHTVSSILGYTPHELVGRSIYELCHTLDTICLTKYHINLYSKSQSVSGHYRMLVRGGGYVWVESHSAVVPAARRSKLRTGASQPYLILSVTYVLSDVEEPFLQLSLDQ, translated from the exons ATGCCAGCTCATGACACGGCAGCGTTTGTCTCTGGCAGGGCGATCAGTCGCGAGGCCGCCAGGAAGCGGCGGCGAGTGGAGTCGGAGGTTTTTGCCGATTTGTGCCGCCTGCTGCCGCTGCGAGCGTCCGTCAGGGGTCACCTGGACAAGCCGTCCGTCATCCGCCTGGCGCTCTGCTACATCCGACTCAAAGCGCTGCTGCAAG ACGAGATGCACGTGTCAAAGATTTTCACGGGAGGACCTGACGTCCGTCTGGATGTGAAGGACGCCGCGGTGGCCGCAGAGGAGTCGGAGGTCTACCTGACGATCTTGGAGGGATTTGTGATGGTGCTGTCTTCCGAGGGGGACATGATGTTTCTGTCTGACAACGTCAGCCGCTACCTCGGCCTCACACAG ACCGAGTTGATGGGCCACAACGTTTTTGAGTTGACTCACCCGTGTGACCACGAAGAAATCAGAAGTAACCTGCGCCTTTCTGCAG aAGAAGCGTTTTGGAGCGACGCAAAGCGGGACTTTGTGGTGAGGATTAAAAGCACCCTAACTTTCCAAGGACGAAGCACCAACCTCAAGTCGGCCACGTGGAAG GTGCTGCAGTGCCAGGGTCGCCGAGCGAGATCCTGCGCCGGTCCCTCCCCGGCCTCATGCCTGCTGCTCACCTGCCGTCCTCTGCCCGTGTCTCACACGCTCCTCTGCGCTCGCACCTTCAGCAGCCAGCACAGCATGGACATGAGGTTCACGCACTGCGACCACAC agtgTCGTCAATTTTAGGGTACACCCCCCACGAGCTGGTGGGCCGCTCCATATACGAGCTTTGTCACACACTGGACACAATCTGTTTGACCAAATATCACATCAACT TGTACTCCAAGAGCCAGTCGGTCAGCGGTCACTACAGGATGCTTGTGAGGGGCGGCGGGTACGTGTGGGTGGAGAGCCACAGTGCCGTGGTACCAGCGGCCCGAAGGTCCAAGTTAAGGACCGGGGCCTCGCAGCCCTACTTGATCCTCTCCGTCACCTACGTGCTGAG TGATGTGGAGGAGCCGTTTCTGCAGCTCTCGCTGGACCAATGA
- the LOC127604929 gene encoding endothelial PAS domain-containing protein 1-like isoform X1: protein MKKKKKKQSTRAGDSAPPASFLPSCFVTPVWRWPMRAEGEGRGGGMLFLSSMTFELQFRSQHRCLIDDGRPRRPTLSAMRVDKERRRAISREAARKRRRVESEVFADLCRLLPLRASVRGHLDKPSVIRLALCYIRLKALLQDEMHVSKIFTGGPDVRLDVKDAAVAAEESEVYLTILEGFVMVLSSEGDMMFLSDNVSRYLGLTQTELMGHNVFELTHPCDHEEIRSNLRLSAEEAFWSDAKRDFVVRIKSTLTFQGRSTNLKSATWKVLQCQGRRARSCAGPSPASCLLLTCRPLPVSHTLLCARTFSSQHSMDMRFTHCDHTVSSILGYTPHELVGRSIYELCHTLDTICLTKYHINLYSKSQSVSGHYRMLVRGGGYVWVESHSAVVPAARRSKLRTGASQPYLILSVTYVLSDVEEPFLQLSLDQ, encoded by the exons atgaaaaaaaaaaaaaaaaagcaaagcaccCGAGCAGGTGACAGCGCTCCTCCcgcgtccttccttccttcctgtttTGTCACGCCTGTGTGGCGGTGGCCGATGCGTGCAGagggggagggcaggggaggtgGGATGCTCTTTCTCTCCTCAATGACCTTTGAACTGCAGTTCCGATCTCAGCACCGCTGTCTAATTGATGACGGACGACCGAGACGGCCGACGCTCAGCGCGATGAGAGTTGACAAGGAGAGGAGAAG GGCGATCAGTCGCGAGGCCGCCAGGAAGCGGCGGCGAGTGGAGTCGGAGGTTTTTGCCGATTTGTGCCGCCTGCTGCCGCTGCGAGCGTCCGTCAGGGGTCACCTGGACAAGCCGTCCGTCATCCGCCTGGCGCTCTGCTACATCCGACTCAAAGCGCTGCTGCAAG ACGAGATGCACGTGTCAAAGATTTTCACGGGAGGACCTGACGTCCGTCTGGATGTGAAGGACGCCGCGGTGGCCGCAGAGGAGTCGGAGGTCTACCTGACGATCTTGGAGGGATTTGTGATGGTGCTGTCTTCCGAGGGGGACATGATGTTTCTGTCTGACAACGTCAGCCGCTACCTCGGCCTCACACAG ACCGAGTTGATGGGCCACAACGTTTTTGAGTTGACTCACCCGTGTGACCACGAAGAAATCAGAAGTAACCTGCGCCTTTCTGCAG aAGAAGCGTTTTGGAGCGACGCAAAGCGGGACTTTGTGGTGAGGATTAAAAGCACCCTAACTTTCCAAGGACGAAGCACCAACCTCAAGTCGGCCACGTGGAAG GTGCTGCAGTGCCAGGGTCGCCGAGCGAGATCCTGCGCCGGTCCCTCCCCGGCCTCATGCCTGCTGCTCACCTGCCGTCCTCTGCCCGTGTCTCACACGCTCCTCTGCGCTCGCACCTTCAGCAGCCAGCACAGCATGGACATGAGGTTCACGCACTGCGACCACAC agtgTCGTCAATTTTAGGGTACACCCCCCACGAGCTGGTGGGCCGCTCCATATACGAGCTTTGTCACACACTGGACACAATCTGTTTGACCAAATATCACATCAACT TGTACTCCAAGAGCCAGTCGGTCAGCGGTCACTACAGGATGCTTGTGAGGGGCGGCGGGTACGTGTGGGTGGAGAGCCACAGTGCCGTGGTACCAGCGGCCCGAAGGTCCAAGTTAAGGACCGGGGCCTCGCAGCCCTACTTGATCCTCTCCGTCACCTACGTGCTGAG TGATGTGGAGGAGCCGTTTCTGCAGCTCTCGCTGGACCAATGA